In the genome of Pirellulales bacterium, one region contains:
- a CDS encoding tetratricopeptide repeat protein: MTTDPAVSAPPPRAGIRAAVCIALAAACLLLYSRTLRYDFVNFDDFEYVANNPHINTGLRPENLVWVWTASVGANWHPLTVITHMIDSQIYGQRWVGGHHLTNIALHAANAVLLLLALAAMTGRFWPSALVAALFALHPLRVESVAWLSERKDVLCGCFWLASLWAYAVYVRAPSRGGYLTITVLLALGLMSKPMIVTAPALMLVLDYWPLARFGAADKSLRENLRQFGALVVEKLPWFALIAVSSGITFVVQSQGAVQSLKAVPPMTRVFNAIVAYGEYVVQFVWPTNMAVFYPHLSYRMTWFMIGRAILALVVVTLVAWTLRKNLPWLLSGWLWYLGTLVPAVGIVQVGGQSRADRYTYIPMIGITIMTVWTVLWWAQSNRARQRLLVAASIIWLAALAAVTWVQVGYWRNTKTLFQHAAEVVPRNFLAHRGVGNALAREGNHEEAIEHFELALSYEPGDWPSACNRGWALYCLGRYDEAETSMRKGIKQSIHPEDYFKLGLIELKRSRPQAAVKAFRTAIDKRRQRGEDWPDAFPYLVQAMCWAGDTAAAKDVLVERVRKYPKDALMLTELAWLLGTTQDIQIYDPRQAVEIARQACSLTFQHEVRSLDALAAALSGIHKYSEAVEKVEKAIEYNGIALGELDKKSHTYYDREWLDPAFDIRPDVRLLTERMRERRELYLDLKSYRHDPARGRF; encoded by the coding sequence ATGACGACCGATCCTGCCGTTAGTGCGCCGCCCCCCCGCGCCGGGATACGCGCCGCCGTCTGCATCGCTCTCGCGGCGGCCTGCCTGTTGCTCTATTCGCGGACGCTTCGCTACGACTTCGTCAACTTTGACGATTTCGAATACGTAGCCAACAACCCGCACATCAATACGGGTTTACGGCCCGAGAACCTGGTCTGGGTGTGGACCGCGTCGGTGGGCGCCAACTGGCACCCGTTGACGGTGATTACCCACATGATCGATTCGCAAATCTACGGTCAACGTTGGGTGGGTGGCCATCATCTGACCAACATCGCTTTGCACGCCGCCAACGCGGTGCTGCTGTTATTGGCGCTGGCGGCCATGACGGGGAGATTCTGGCCCTCGGCCCTGGTTGCTGCCCTGTTTGCCCTGCATCCCTTGCGCGTCGAGAGCGTGGCCTGGCTCTCCGAGCGCAAAGACGTGCTCTGCGGCTGCTTCTGGCTGGCGTCGCTCTGGGCCTATGCCGTGTATGTCCGCGCTCCCTCGCGCGGCGGCTACCTGACGATCACCGTGCTGCTCGCGCTCGGATTGATGAGCAAGCCGATGATCGTCACGGCGCCGGCATTGATGCTGGTGCTGGACTATTGGCCGCTGGCCCGATTCGGCGCGGCCGACAAGTCCCTTCGGGAAAACCTGCGGCAGTTCGGCGCACTCGTGGTCGAAAAGCTTCCCTGGTTCGCGCTGATCGCGGTCAGCAGCGGGATTACGTTCGTCGTGCAGTCGCAGGGGGCCGTGCAATCGCTCAAGGCGGTCCCGCCGATGACGCGGGTGTTCAACGCGATCGTGGCCTACGGCGAATATGTCGTGCAATTCGTCTGGCCGACGAACATGGCCGTGTTTTATCCCCATCTGTCGTACCGGATGACCTGGTTCATGATCGGCCGCGCCATCCTGGCGTTGGTGGTCGTCACTCTCGTCGCCTGGACGTTGCGCAAGAACCTCCCGTGGCTCCTTTCCGGCTGGCTCTGGTACCTGGGCACCTTGGTGCCGGCCGTGGGCATCGTCCAGGTCGGCGGTCAGTCTCGCGCCGACCGATACACCTATATTCCGATGATCGGCATCACGATCATGACCGTCTGGACCGTACTCTGGTGGGCCCAATCGAACCGAGCCCGACAGCGCCTGTTAGTCGCGGCATCGATCATCTGGCTGGCTGCGCTGGCGGCCGTCACGTGGGTCCAGGTCGGTTACTGGCGCAACACCAAGACACTGTTCCAGCACGCCGCGGAGGTGGTCCCGCGCAACTTTCTCGCGCACCGCGGCGTGGGCAACGCCTTGGCCCGCGAGGGCAATCATGAGGAGGCCATCGAGCATTTCGAGCTGGCGCTGAGCTACGAGCCGGGCGACTGGCCCTCGGCGTGCAACCGGGGGTGGGCGTTGTACTGCCTGGGCCGCTACGACGAGGCCGAGACTTCGATGCGCAAGGGCATCAAGCAGTCGATCCACCCGGAAGACTATTTCAAGCTCGGCCTGATCGAACTGAAACGCAGCCGCCCCCAGGCGGCCGTCAAGGCCTTCCGCACGGCGATCGACAAGCGTCGGCAGCGCGGCGAAGATTGGCCCGACGCATTCCCTTACCTGGTGCAGGCCATGTGCTGGGCGGGCGACACCGCCGCGGCCAAGGACGTGCTCGTCGAGCGCGTGCGCAAATACCCCAAGGACGCCCTCATGCTCACCGAGCTGGCCTGGCTGCTCGGCACCACGCAGGACATCCAGATCTATGACCCGCGCCAGGCGGTCGAAATCGCTCGCCAGGCTTGCAGCCTGACGTTTCAGCACGAAGTACGTTCGCTCGATGCCCTGGCCGCGGCGCTGTCGGGCATCCACAAGTACTCCGAGGCGGTTGAAAAGGTCGAAAAGGCAATCGAGTACAACGGCATCGCCCTGGGCGAACTCGACAAGAAGTCGCATACCTATTACGACCGCGAATGGCTCGATCCGGCGTTCGACATCCGCCCCGACGTTCGCCTGCTGACCGAGCGGATGCGCGAGCGCCGTGAGCTGTATCTCGACCTGAAGTCGTATCGCCACGATCCGGCCCGCGGACGTTTTTGA
- a CDS encoding SIR2 family protein has translation MSEALQLGPDFVMDDGRPFTMLFDDATLRAHDTHDRTCVKSVIAAQLRDLRPNLFHRRLLDLDVRHILTTNYDYALEQASDDRPRDISHHAKKYSLFRRRVVAKMSIWHIHGEINTPRSLVLGYDQYMGQVQRMRLFLKGFYHGKKSPFTSGIREFESGKSLYSWCDVFLRDDVHILGLGLSYSELDLWWMLYYKARLKRRGVNVGRTVFYNIRTEPAVTPELKSIRTLDVEVVEVDAQSGYDAAWESLLQQLRTAI, from the coding sequence ATGTCCGAAGCACTGCAGCTTGGTCCGGATTTCGTCATGGACGACGGGCGACCATTCACGATGCTCTTCGACGACGCCACGCTGAGGGCCCACGACACTCACGATCGCACGTGCGTAAAGTCGGTAATCGCAGCCCAGCTCAGAGATTTGCGGCCGAATCTGTTTCATCGTCGGCTGTTGGACCTAGACGTGCGCCACATCCTGACAACCAACTACGATTATGCTTTGGAACAGGCATCAGACGATCGGCCGCGCGACATATCGCATCACGCAAAAAAGTACAGCCTGTTCCGCAGACGAGTCGTCGCCAAGATGTCGATCTGGCACATTCACGGCGAAATCAATACCCCCCGCTCTTTGGTGCTCGGTTATGACCAGTACATGGGGCAGGTGCAGCGAATGCGCCTGTTCCTGAAGGGGTTCTACCACGGAAAAAAATCTCCGTTTACTTCTGGCATACGAGAATTTGAGTCGGGCAAAAGCCTTTACTCATGGTGCGATGTCTTCCTCCGCGACGACGTCCACATCCTCGGGCTAGGGCTTAGCTATTCAGAGCTGGACCTGTGGTGGATGCTCTACTACAAAGCTCGCCTGAAGCGGCGGGGTGTTAATGTCGGACGGACCGTATTCTACAACATTCGGACAGAACCCGCCGTTACGCCGGAATTGAAATCGATCCGAACGCTCGACGTCGAGGTTGTGGAAGTCGACGCGCAATCTGGATACGACGCTGCTTGGGAATCCTTGCTACAACAGCTGAGGACGGCGATATAG
- a CDS encoding tetratricopeptide repeat protein, with the protein MSRRALELLLACLLVAVTLAVFAPILAHPFIYYDDDVYVFANPVVLQGLNWDTFRWAWTSEVQGNWHPLTMLSLLADVSLWSRGSGARSAPWPGGFHLTSLLLHAASVAVLFFTLTRWTGRLYCSALVAALFAIHPTRVESVAWIAERKDVLSGFFFMLTLAAYGAYVRRPSLGRHLVVAVCLACGLMSKAMLVTVPLLLLLLDVWPLRRSALRTAGRFDPLGAGLLVAEKLPWLMLVAVSSWITFHVQQKQGFVVSLEFQSPGERLITATNAYGAYLHSAIWPTRLCLMYPLPLDIQVTSATLASAAVLAGGTLAALLTARRWAFVPVGWFWFVGMLVPVIGLVQIGGTARCDRYTYLPFIGLFLLGVWSIAGLLERRLAPRARRYVGGALAAAVLLPLSVLCLRQVGYWRDAETLFTHATEVTENNHLAHYNLANALASQRRFDEALVHYDRTLELYANYPAALFNKSSTLMRLSRYGEAFQALLACNVLSPDDPNTLYNLGQCAEKLGRLNEAAFYYQQSLEHDPRHATYLALATMLNRLNRTAEAVRTFEQLIKAAPNNRQAQLMLAWVLATHHESSHRDPARALEICSRIVPRVPTVSSLFVSAHDTWGAAYAANGDFQRATEEAQQAYERALRERRARELANSPGGVAEWDRQVKAIRRRLDYYQRKQPYFVNPAEFPD; encoded by the coding sequence ATGTCCCGCCGCGCGCTCGAGCTTCTGCTGGCCTGCCTGCTGGTCGCCGTGACGTTGGCCGTCTTTGCGCCGATCCTCGCGCACCCCTTCATCTATTACGACGACGACGTCTATGTCTTCGCCAACCCGGTCGTGCTCCAGGGGCTCAACTGGGACACGTTCCGGTGGGCTTGGACTTCGGAGGTTCAGGGCAACTGGCATCCGCTCACCATGCTGAGCCTGCTTGCCGACGTGAGCCTGTGGAGCCGAGGTTCCGGAGCGCGTTCTGCGCCCTGGCCCGGCGGCTTTCACCTGACCAGCCTGCTGCTACACGCGGCGAGCGTGGCCGTGCTGTTTTTCACGCTGACGCGCTGGACGGGCCGGCTGTATTGCAGTGCCCTGGTGGCCGCGCTGTTTGCCATCCACCCTACTCGGGTCGAAAGCGTCGCCTGGATCGCCGAACGCAAAGACGTACTCTCCGGCTTCTTCTTCATGCTCACGCTGGCCGCGTATGGAGCCTACGTCCGGCGGCCCTCGCTGGGGCGGCATCTGGTCGTGGCCGTCTGCCTGGCCTGCGGGCTGATGAGCAAGGCCATGCTGGTCACGGTGCCGCTGTTGTTGCTGTTGCTCGACGTGTGGCCGCTGCGCCGATCGGCGCTGCGCACGGCGGGCCGCTTCGATCCCCTGGGGGCGGGCCTGCTCGTCGCCGAAAAACTGCCCTGGCTGATGCTCGTGGCCGTGTCGAGCTGGATCACGTTTCACGTGCAGCAAAAGCAGGGCTTTGTCGTCTCGCTCGAATTCCAATCGCCCGGCGAGCGGCTGATCACCGCCACGAACGCCTATGGGGCCTACCTGCATAGCGCGATCTGGCCGACGCGCTTGTGCTTGATGTACCCCCTGCCGCTCGACATTCAGGTGACTTCGGCCACGCTGGCCAGCGCCGCCGTGCTCGCCGGCGGTACGCTCGCGGCCTTGCTCACGGCCCGGCGCTGGGCCTTCGTTCCAGTGGGCTGGTTCTGGTTCGTCGGCATGCTGGTGCCGGTGATTGGGCTGGTGCAAATCGGCGGTACGGCCCGCTGCGATCGCTACACCTACTTACCGTTCATCGGGCTGTTCTTGTTGGGCGTCTGGTCGATTGCCGGACTGCTCGAACGGCGGCTCGCGCCGCGGGCCCGGAGATACGTGGGCGGCGCGTTGGCCGCCGCCGTGCTGCTACCCCTCTCGGTGCTCTGCCTGCGGCAGGTCGGCTACTGGCGCGACGCCGAGACCTTGTTTACCCACGCCACGGAGGTCACGGAAAACAACCACCTGGCCCATTACAACCTGGCGAATGCCCTGGCCAGCCAGCGTCGCTTCGACGAGGCGCTGGTCCATTACGACCGGACGCTGGAGCTGTATGCGAACTATCCCGCGGCGTTGTTCAACAAGTCGAGCACGTTGATGCGGCTGTCGCGCTATGGCGAGGCGTTTCAGGCCCTGCTGGCGTGCAACGTACTGTCCCCCGACGACCCGAACACGCTGTACAACCTGGGCCAATGCGCCGAGAAGCTGGGGCGCCTGAACGAGGCCGCCTTCTACTACCAGCAGTCGCTCGAGCACGATCCGCGACATGCAACGTATCTGGCGCTGGCCACGATGCTGAACCGCCTGAACCGCACGGCCGAAGCGGTGCGGACCTTCGAGCAACTGATCAAGGCCGCCCCGAACAATCGTCAGGCCCAACTAATGTTGGCCTGGGTCCTGGCCACGCACCACGAATCGAGCCACCGCGATCCGGCGCGCGCCCTGGAGATCTGCAGCCGGATCGTACCGCGCGTGCCGACGGTCTCATCGCTGTTCGTATCGGCCCACGACACCTGGGGCGCGGCCTACGCGGCCAACGGCGATTTCCAGCGCGCCACGGAAGAGGCGCAACAGGCCTACGAACGTGCGCTCCGCGAACGCCGCGCGCGCGAGCTGGCCAACTCGCCGGGCGGAGTCGCCGAGTGGGACCGCCAGGTGAAGGCCATCCGCCGCCGGCTCGACTACTACCAGCGCAAACAGCCGTACTTCGTCAATCCGGCGGAGTTTCCGGACTGA